From Alteromonas australica, one genomic window encodes:
- a CDS encoding DUF6170 family protein: MNFYFSTRHIPALKGLPLAERVKRLDQAAKKLTVPEKTLLNILKLLVIVPVFVLILQTASNWTSLLWALLVFLLYPLLVKPIQNSMSAKYLAPAPEKENA; encoded by the coding sequence ATGAATTTCTACTTTTCAACACGTCACATTCCAGCACTAAAAGGGCTCCCTTTGGCTGAGCGGGTTAAACGTTTAGACCAAGCGGCAAAGAAGCTTACTGTGCCAGAGAAAACCCTGCTAAATATACTCAAATTGCTCGTTATTGTGCCTGTATTTGTTCTTATTCTTCAAACCGCATCGAATTGGACCTCGCTGCTATGGGCACTTCTTGTTTTTTTACTTTACCCCTTGCTTGTGAAACCGATACAAAATTCAATGAGCGCTAAGTACCTAGCGCCAGCACCAGAAAAGGAAAATGCATGA